The genome window CTGGGCGGACATCTGCCGATGCTGGCGGCGGATTATGTCGGGACGGCGGTGGGCGAGACGTTGATGCGGGTGGCGGGGGTGGTGGGGGTGCAGGCGAATGTGGGGAAGGCGGATGGGTGAGCGCTCGGCGCCGGAAGGAGGTGCTGGCAGGGGGTGGAGCGGATCATTTTGTTGGCGTCAACAAAATGATCCCGTAGTTATGGGCTGGAGCGCAGAGGGAATGGTTCGAGGTGCGGCACGTGCATCCCAGCTTTGAGCAATTGTCCGGCCCATCCGACTTCGGGGGCCCCAGGCGTCGCGTTTCTGCGTTCCCGCCCGCCCGGCGGCCCGGCGGCCCGGGGCGACAGCTCTCGTCGGAGTTTGGCGCCTCCGACCGCGCGGCGCCTACTTCTTCCGCACGGCCACCGCGGCCCGCTTGCGCCGAGTCGCGGCTGGCTTCTTCGCGACCCCCCGGCCGGCACCCTTCGTTTCAGCGGCGACTCGCTCGGTCAGGAAGACCTTCAGCAAGGATTGATACGGAACGTCCTGGCGATTGGCGAGGACTTTGAGGTCTGCCAGCAGGAAGGTCGGCAACCGGAGTGAGATCGTCGTGGTGCTTGGCTTGAGATTCGGGAAGACGGCGCGCCGGGCCTGACTCCAGTCGACGTATGGCGTGGTGTCGTGGGTCTCCCAGAAATCGCGCTCTTCCGCTTCGGACGCGAACCGTGGAATCGGCTTGAGCTCCTTACGCTTCGCCATAACTCCTCCGTTCGTTTCGGTGGCATCCGATGATCGTGAGATCTGCGCGGCCCCGCGACGTTAGACAGCAATTGGATGGAACTGAGATGCGCGGGGCAGGCTGCGGGCGCAGCGCGAGCAGGAGCTCGTTGAGTTCACGGCAGCATCCCAGGCTTCACACCTCGTGCAGCAGGCGCCGGCGGACGATTTCCCAGTCGAGTGCCGAGTCGGGATCGCGCTCATGTTCCGCGAGGCGCCGCTCAAGCTCAGCACGTTGCTCTGGAGTTAACGGCAGCCCCGTGGACTCGGGCGACCCCGCCACGCTCTCCCAAAGCGCTGCCGCAATTTCCGCTCGTTCGGCGACCGGAAGCCGGAAAAGCTCCGCCAGTGTCTTGGTCATGGAATAAGGGTGGCGAGGTGGTACGACTGCGGCAAGAGCAAACAAACGCCGAGGGAAGGCGTGCTTGGTGGGTGTCGAAGCACCAGCCGGCGTCGAGATCTGCGAGGCGCCACGCGAGCAGCGGTCCGGGGCGATCACGGCCGATCTCCTCCGCCGGAACTGCACGGCGGCTTCGACTTGGGGTCCATGGAGGGCCGCACCGGGAAGCCGCGGGTCTCGCCGCTGACGGCGTCGATCCAGACCGATACGCCGGGCTGATTGCGACCGTAGAAGGTGACTCCCCAATCGCCGGGCTCGAGTTCCTTCGAATCACCGAAGCCAAGCATCGCATGACTGCTCAAGCGCACACAGCGAGTGGCGCCCGGATCGAACTTCGGCAAGCGTGGCGTGGCGGGCGCTTCCTCGAGCGTGGCGGTCGCGAGCACGAGGAGCGAGCAGCGAAATCCCATGCCGAGCGATGCGTCGGCGGCGGTCCACTCGCGCGGCACCTTGGGGGGACAGGGGTATCGCTCGGTGATCCACGCGATGCGCGCGGCGGCGCCCGGCATCTTCTCTGGCTTCAAGCTCTTCACGAAACAACCGCCGTCGAAAACGGATTCCTGGTTGAGGCGGAAAGGCGGCCAGCTGCCGTCGCTCCGACGGACTGCGCGGAGCGAATAGTCGTTCGGGTTACCGCCACGGCTGGTGCCGCAGAAGTATTCCGCCCCGATCGAGAGCGAAACCTCAAGCAGTGAATCGTGGAGTTGCGCGCGACCGATCGAAAGCACGCCGCCGATGCGATCGAGTGCGACCACCGGCCGTGCGAAGAGCGAGTCGCTGAGTTCCCGCGCGAACCACTGCCAGGCAAAAGAGTCCGATTGTGCCGGCGCGCGAAAGCGGAGCGGACGACGCAGGGTGCCGTTGTCGATCCACTCCATCTCCCGGCGCAGCACCGGCAAAACCGCCTGCCGCAGTGCGGCGAAGACGGCCGAGTCGCGCGGGAACTCGAGCGGGCGCGGGGGCGACTGGGCGGAGAGGGGGCTCGCTAGGAGGAGCGAGAGAAGGAGGGCGCGGGTCATTGAGCTCCGTGCTACCGCGTCGCCGCCTCGTAGAGCACATCGGGGTCGAGGTCGGCGCCGTTCGGCCAGACGATCGTTCCGGCCTCGCGATCGACGGCCACCAACGCGAAGTACGCCGGATCCTGAAGCGGCTCGAATACGCCGCCGCGGCCCTCGACAAATGGGGCCAGATCGAGAGTCGCCGACGAGCCATCAGTGAAGGCGAGCCGAAGCCGGAAGCCGCCCTCGGCGCTAGCGGTGATGATGCGGGGGTGGA of Gemmatimonadota bacterium contains these proteins:
- a CDS encoding BrnA antitoxin family protein is translated as MAKRKELKPIPRFASEAEERDFWETHDTTPYVDWSQARRAVFPNLKPSTTTISLRLPTFLLADLKVLANRQDVPYQSLLKVFLTERVAAETKGAGRGVAKKPAATRRKRAAVAVRKK
- a CDS encoding addiction module protein, producing MTKTLAELFRLPVAERAEIAAALWESVAGSPESTGLPLTPEQRAELERRLAEHERDPDSALDWEIVRRRLLHEV
- a CDS encoding DUF2442 domain-containing protein, translated to MLHPRIITASAEGGFRLRLAFTDGSSATLDLAPFVEGRGGVFEPLQDPAYFALVAVDREAGTIVWPNGADLDPDVLYEAATR